In a genomic window of Acidobacteriota bacterium:
- a CDS encoding cytochrome c, producing MLMNLVSSRGLAATITALGLLLLSASGFALNLDQPTFVDDIAPILHEHCASCHQPEEIAPMSLRTYREVRPWARSIARAVENRDMPPWDADPGYGPWANDISLSDDEITAITRWVASGAPRGDGEAPVYEHPAEQAEWAFGEPDWVYEFDSFDVAADGPDQFAMIPIAPGFEEDRWIRAVEVQPGDREVLHHFILWRASEASAEVQDAWIDAWAAGVGATELPAGTARFLPKGRGLLGDFHYHPNGTASTDRTRIGVWFAEPEEVEKELVNLWVMNAAFRIPAGDPNHEARASHVFSQDVVVRSLAPHMHYRGKDMKYTAYLPDGAERELLSVSRYDFNWQTSYEFEEPVELPAGTRIEVTAHWDNSAENPHNPDPTVDVTWGGESTDEMLIGFVDYVAAEGLRPKPVGAVLTKLAELARTHPGQAWRFDVTPMPGRGIEPTAILLPRDGSSGGWYVQLGTLALPAPIVDIVWDGNHVTATAEIPGQPRKIEGTVQEGGSLLMDLGFGEISGTPAENETPATLPTG from the coding sequence ATGTTGATGAATCTCGTCTCGTCTCGCGGCTTGGCTGCAACGATCACCGCTCTCGGATTGCTCCTCCTGTCTGCGTCGGGCTTCGCCCTGAACCTGGATCAGCCCACCTTCGTCGACGACATCGCTCCGATCCTCCATGAGCACTGCGCCTCCTGCCACCAGCCGGAGGAAATCGCGCCGATGTCGCTGCGTACCTATCGCGAAGTACGCCCCTGGGCGCGTTCGATCGCCCGGGCCGTTGAGAACCGCGACATGCCTCCGTGGGATGCCGACCCGGGCTACGGCCCGTGGGCGAACGACATCAGCCTGAGCGACGACGAGATCACCGCGATCACGCGGTGGGTCGCTTCAGGCGCACCACGGGGCGACGGCGAGGCACCAGTCTACGAACACCCCGCCGAGCAGGCCGAGTGGGCCTTTGGCGAACCCGACTGGGTCTACGAGTTCGACTCGTTTGACGTCGCCGCCGACGGTCCGGATCAGTTCGCGATGATCCCGATTGCGCCAGGCTTCGAGGAGGACCGTTGGATCCGCGCCGTCGAAGTTCAGCCCGGCGACCGCGAGGTTCTCCACCACTTCATTCTGTGGCGAGCATCCGAGGCCAGCGCCGAGGTCCAGGACGCTTGGATCGACGCTTGGGCGGCCGGCGTTGGAGCGACCGAGCTCCCCGCCGGCACCGCGCGCTTCCTGCCCAAGGGGCGCGGACTTCTCGGCGACTTCCACTACCACCCGAACGGTACGGCCTCGACCGACAGAACCCGGATCGGGGTTTGGTTCGCCGAGCCCGAAGAGGTCGAGAAGGAACTCGTCAACCTCTGGGTGATGAACGCCGCCTTCAGGATCCCGGCAGGCGACCCGAACCACGAGGCCCGTGCCAGCCACGTCTTTAGCCAGGATGTCGTCGTGCGCTCCCTGGCCCCGCACATGCACTACCGCGGCAAGGACATGAAGTACACCGCCTACCTCCCCGACGGCGCGGAGCGGGAACTGCTCAGCGTCAGCCGCTACGACTTCAATTGGCAGACGTCCTACGAGTTCGAGGAGCCGGTCGAGTTGCCGGCCGGCACCCGGATCGAGGTGACCGCCCATTGGGACAATTCGGCGGAGAACCCGCACAACCCAGACCCGACAGTCGACGTCACCTGGGGCGGCGAATCGACCGACGAGATGCTGATCGGCTTCGTGGACTACGTGGCCGCCGAAGGCCTCAGGCCGAAGCCGGTCGGCGCCGTGCTCACCAAGCTGGCCGAGTTGGCCAGGACTCATCCGGGGCAAGCGTGGCGGTTCGACGTCACTCCGATGCCGGGAAGGGGAATCGAGCCCACCGCCATTCTGCTGCCGCGCGATGGCAGCTCGGGCGGCTGGTACGTGCAGCTCGGCACCCTTGCCTTGCCGGCCCCGATCGTCGACATCGTTTGGGACGGCAACCACGTCACGGCCACGGCCGAAATCCCCGGGCAGCCCAGGAAGATCGAGGGAACGGTCCAGGAGGGCGGCTCCCTGTTGATGGACCTGGGATTCGGCGAGATCAGCGGCACGCCGGCGGAGAACGAGACGCCGGCTACCCTGCCGACCGGTTGA